One part of the Arabidopsis thaliana chromosome 1 sequence genome encodes these proteins:
- a CDS encoding Cystatin/monellin superfamily protein (Cystatin/monellin superfamily protein; FUNCTIONS IN: cysteine-type endopeptidase inhibitor activity; INVOLVED IN: biological_process unknown; LOCATED IN: cellular_component unknown; EXPRESSED IN: 10 plant structures; EXPRESSED DURING: 8 growth stages; CONTAINS InterPro DOMAIN/s: Proteinase inhibitor I25, cystatin (InterPro:IPR000010), Proteinase inhibitor I25, cystatin, conserved region (InterPro:IPR020381), Cystatin-related, plant (InterPro:IPR006525); BEST Arabidopsis thaliana protein match is: Cystatin/monellin superfamily protein (TAIR:AT4G03565.1); Has 113 Blast hits to 103 proteins in 7 species: Archae - 0; Bacteria - 4; Metazoa - 0; Fungi - 0; Plants - 106; Viruses - 0; Other Eukaryotes - 3 (source: NCBI BLink).) produces MDPKSSDVDTVEPEVMDADLSLKRKAETIEPADSDEGCEEEERNSESDDQVWGFDSFEGSDYESPDEPPEDDEELEFRRYTRYYHESKGFKVDKLPKHVCYGIRPLDLDAPFFKPNMTGRDYMEIMANVAIDKYNQVENKTLKLDHIVRVTVQLSYGYKAYITFMAKESPHGELVEYQAKAERKAWQRNIHPIFCRPARSGA; encoded by the exons ATGGATCCCAAATCCAGTGATGTCGATACGGTTGAGCCCGAGGTGATGGACGCAGATCTCTCTTTGAAACGCAAGGCCGAAACGATTGAGCCGGCGGATTCCGATGAAGGATGCgaggaagaggagagaaaCAGTGAAAGCGATGACCAGGTTTGGGGTTTCGATAGTTTCGAAGGCTCAGACTACGAGTCGCCTGATGAGCCTCCTGAGGATGATGAGGAATTGGAGTTTCGTCGATACACGCGCTATTACCACGAGAGCAAG GGTTTCAAAGTGGATAAGCTTCCTAAACATGTTTGTTACGGAATACGCCCTCTCGATCTGGATGCCCCCTTCTTCAAGCCAAACATGACGGGGCGTGACTACATGGAGATTATGGCCAATGTGGCTATTGACAAATACAACCAAGTAGAG AATAAGACGTTAAAGCTTGATCATATCGTGAGGGTGACGGTGCAATTGAGCTATGGATACAAAGCTTATATTACATTCATGGCTAAGGAATCTCCTCATGGAGAGCTTGTGGAGTATCAAGCTAAGGCTGAGCGCAAGGCATGGCAAAGAAACATTCACCCCATCTTTTGCAGACCAGCTCGCTCTGGTGcttga
- a CDS encoding Cysteine proteinases superfamily protein (Cysteine proteinases superfamily protein; FUNCTIONS IN: cysteine-type peptidase activity; INVOLVED IN: proteolysis; LOCATED IN: cellular_component unknown; EXPRESSED IN: ovule, seed; EXPRESSED DURING: E expanded cotyledon stage; CONTAINS InterPro DOMAIN/s: Peptidase C1A, papain (InterPro:IPR013128), Peptidase C1A, papain C-terminal (InterPro:IPR000668); BEST Arabidopsis thaliana protein match is: Cysteine proteinases superfamily protein (TAIR:AT5G17080.1); Has 2156 Blast hits to 2154 proteins in 385 species: Archae - 2; Bacteria - 56; Metazoa - 1002; Fungi - 0; Plants - 537; Viruses - 67; Other Eukaryotes - 492 (source: NCBI BLink).) — translation MVLDFFSFVGNGEKRAIHWWQTYKAPKVPNEIKREAATAKKKGPTITPVTQTDDNGVRSKLCYLNCNSYKIEICWAIALTRLLQVIYNITQEYIAGRLRFDHDDLVVHLKMKKTRGKRPGSMKLKNLKDAINHIAVKGLLKKRESKSKAGSDIGHHTKWNFSMEKCPSKDFIKSKVDISPVAIAFDITHNFQFIGNVSKKSNGLSIYNVSGVDMEDGDAGGHVVLIVGYGYTKENKLFFLIQNSWGEDWGVKGFGRIFIDDESKTTLVYPDGPV, via the exons AtggttttggatttcttttcttttgtaggaAATGGGGAAAAACGAGCCATCCATTGGTGGCAAACCTATAAGGCGCCAAAAGTACCTAATGAGATTAAGCGTGAAGCCGCAACTGCTAAGAAGAAAGGTCCAACTATCACACCGGTGACTCAAACTGATGACAATGGGGTTAGATCAAAACTATGTTACTTAAATTGCAATTCATATAAGATCG AGATATGTTGGGCCATCGCATTGACACGTCTTCTGCAAGTCATTTACAATATAACTCAAGAGTACATAGCTGGCCGCCTAAGATTCGATCATGATGACCTCGTCGTGCatttgaagatgaaaaaaactCGAGGCAAACGACCGGGGTCGATGAAACTTAAGAACCTTAAAGATGCTATTAATCACATAGCAGTTAAGGGGTTgctaaaaaaaagagaatcgaAGTCGAAG GCTGGGAGCGATATTGGACATCATACCAAGTGGAACTTTTCCATGGAGAAATGTCCTTCAAAGGATTTCATCAAGTCCAAAGTTGATATCTCTCCGGTTGCCATAGCGTTTGATATAACTCACAATTTCCAGTTCATTGGCAATGTTAGTAAGAAGTCAAATGGATTG AGTATCTACAATGTAAGCGGCGTAGACATGGAAGATGGCGATGCAGGGGGACACGTAGTTCTCATTGTCGGCTATGGCTacaccaaagaaaataaactattCTTCTTGATTCAGAATAGTTGGGGAGAGGATTGGGGCGTGAAAGGTTTTGGGCGGATCTTCATAGATGACGAGTCCAAGACCACACTTGTTTATCCAGATGGCCCCGTCTAA
- a CDS encoding DTW domain-containing protein (DTW domain-containing protein; CONTAINS InterPro DOMAIN/s: DTW (InterPro:IPR005636); Has 477 Blast hits to 477 proteins in 253 species: Archae - 0; Bacteria - 432; Metazoa - 0; Fungi - 0; Plants - 26; Viruses - 0; Other Eukaryotes - 19 (source: NCBI BLink).), translating into MRCIAGASVADFSPSLLFHRRNLVAVGQRLLMTSSILRSHTREFDVCDEGIISVEEWRKWGPVSPFPSAVKQIVDDLKVLECKLDSPIDFGGNGGKLQGPFGAYEDKKHRATYEALDDPEKKFRFFSARQVACRLLGSRGYLCQKCWLAMEDCMCSYVKPCGLWKRIRFWLYMHPRDFLRQNNTGKLLWQIFGVQSATLCVFGIAEDEEIMWNEFKRAGKSQVRCLYPNHNSEVTFSVKDAFGSSASENHVSSTTDEDKTLHFILLDGTWNNSAAMLKRLKDHAKSVWGDEDLPCISLATGASAMHKLR; encoded by the exons ATGCGTTGTATCGCTGGAGCATCCGTAGCCGATTTCTCTCCGTCGCTACTGTTTCACCGCCGTAATCTCGTAGCTGTTGGCCAGAGATTGCTTATGACTTCCTCGATTTTGCGTTCTCATACGAGGGAATTCGACGTTTGCGATGAAGGAATCATCTCGGTAGAGGAGTGGCGGAAATGGGGTCCGGTGTCTCCATTTCCATCCGCGGTCAAACAGATTGTGGATGATTTGAAAGTTCTGGAGTGCAAATTGGATTCTCCGATAGATTTTGGTGGTAATGGTGGCAAGTTACAG GGACCGTTTGGTGCATACGAAGATAAGAAGCATAGGGCTACATATGAAGCATTAGATGACCCGGAGAaaaagtttcgttttttttctgcTCGACAGGTTGCTTGTCGGCTGCTTGGGAGCAGGGGTTATTTATGCCAGAAG TGTTGGCTTGCTATGGAGGATTGCATGTGTTCATATGTTAAGCCATGTGGTTTATGGAAACGGATACGTTTTTGGCTGTATATGCATCCTAGG GATTTTCTACGCCAGAACAACACAGGGAAGCTGTTGTGGCAGATATTTGGCGTCCAATCAGCTACACTCTGCGTCTTTGGAATAGCTGAAGACGAAGAGATCATGTGGAATGAATTCAAGCGTGCAG GAAAAAGCCAAGTCCGTTGCCTCTATCCCAACCACAACTCGGAAGTAACTTTCTCGGTTAAAGACGCTTTTGGTAGTTCGGCTTCAGAGAATCATGTATCATCCACG ACAGATGAGGATAAAACTCTGCATTTCATTTTGCTTGATGGCACGTGGAACAATTCTGCTGCAATGCTCAAGCGTTTAAAG GATCATGCAAAGTCAGTATGGGGAGACGAAGATCTTCCTTGTATATCTCTTGCAACCGGTGCATCCGCAATGCACAAACTCCGGTAA
- a CDS encoding Cysteine proteinases superfamily protein, which translates to MVLDFFSFVGNGEKRAIHWWQTYKAPKVPNEIKREAATAKKKGPTITPVTQTDDNGVRSKLCYLNCNSYKIEICWAIALTRLLQVIYNITQEYIAGRLRFDHDDLVVHLKMKKTRGKRPGSMKLKNLKDAINHIAVKGLLKKRESKSKAGSDIGHHTKWNFSMEKCPSKDFIKSKVDISPVAIAFDITHNFQFIGNSIYNVSGVDMEDGDAGGHVVLIVGYGYTKENKLFFLIQNSWGEDWGVKGFGRIFIDDESKTTLVYPDGPV; encoded by the exons AtggttttggatttcttttcttttgtaggaAATGGGGAAAAACGAGCCATCCATTGGTGGCAAACCTATAAGGCGCCAAAAGTACCTAATGAGATTAAGCGTGAAGCCGCAACTGCTAAGAAGAAAGGTCCAACTATCACACCGGTGACTCAAACTGATGACAATGGGGTTAGATCAAAACTATGTTACTTAAATTGCAATTCATATAAGATCG AGATATGTTGGGCCATCGCATTGACACGTCTTCTGCAAGTCATTTACAATATAACTCAAGAGTACATAGCTGGCCGCCTAAGATTCGATCATGATGACCTCGTCGTGCatttgaagatgaaaaaaactCGAGGCAAACGACCGGGGTCGATGAAACTTAAGAACCTTAAAGATGCTATTAATCACATAGCAGTTAAGGGGTTgctaaaaaaaagagaatcgaAGTCGAAG GCTGGGAGCGATATTGGACATCATACCAAGTGGAACTTTTCCATGGAGAAATGTCCTTCAAAGGATTTCATCAAGTCCAAAGTTGATATCTCTCCGGTTGCCATAGCGTTTGATATAACTCACAATTTCCAGTTCATTGGCAAT AGTATCTACAATGTAAGCGGCGTAGACATGGAAGATGGCGATGCAGGGGGACACGTAGTTCTCATTGTCGGCTATGGCTacaccaaagaaaataaactattCTTCTTGATTCAGAATAGTTGGGGAGAGGATTGGGGCGTGAAAGGTTTTGGGCGGATCTTCATAGATGACGAGTCCAAGACCACACTTGTTTATCCAGATGGCCCCGTCTAA
- a CDS encoding Uncharacterized protein family (UPF0497) (Uncharacterised protein family (UPF0497); FUNCTIONS IN: molecular_function unknown; INVOLVED IN: biological_process unknown; LOCATED IN: endomembrane system; EXPRESSED IN: hypocotyl, flower; EXPRESSED DURING: petal differentiation and expansion stage; CONTAINS InterPro DOMAIN/s: Uncharacterised protein family UPF0497, trans-membrane plant (InterPro:IPR006702), Uncharacterised protein family UPF0497, trans-membrane plant subgroup (InterPro:IPR006459); BEST Arabidopsis thaliana protein match is: Uncharacterised protein family (UPF0497) (TAIR:AT4G03540.1); Has 592 Blast hits to 592 proteins in 21 species: Archae - 0; Bacteria - 0; Metazoa - 0; Fungi - 0; Plants - 592; Viruses - 0; Other Eukaryotes - 0 (source: NCBI BLink).) — protein sequence MVKLTQRLGGLVLRFAAFCAALGAVIAMITSRERSSFFVISLVAKYSDLAAFKYFVIANAIVTVYSFLVLFLPKESLLWKFVVVLDLMVTMLLTSSLSAAVAVAQVGKRGNANAGWLPICGQVPRFCDQITGALIAGLVALVLYVFLLIFSIHHVVDPFLLRKS from the exons ATGGTGAAGTTAACGCAGAGATTGGGTGGGTTGGTACTGCGATTTGCGGCATTTTGTGCCGCGTTAGGAGCGGTTATCGCAATGATCACCAGCCGTGAAAGATCTTCCTTCTTTGTCATCTCCCTAGTGGCTAAGTATAGCGATTTGGCTGCGTTTAA GTACTTTGTGATCGCAAATGCGATTGTGACCGTTTATAGCTTTCTCGTTCTGTTTCTTCCAAAGGAGAGTTTATTATGGAAGTTCGTAGTTGTGTTGGACCtg ATGGTGACAATGCTGCTGACGTCAAGCTTATCAGCGGCAGTGGCAGTGGCCCAAGTGGGAAAAAGAGGAAACGCAAACGCAGGATGGTTGCCAATATGCGGTCAAGTTCCGAGATTTTGCGATCAGATAACCGGAGCTCTAATCGCCGGTTTAGTTGCATTGGTTCTCTACGTTTTCTTGCTCATCTTCTCTATCCACCATGTTGTTgatccttttcttcttcgaaaatcatga